Sequence from the Malaciobacter pacificus genome:
CAATTATTCATCATATCATAAGTTTTTGTTGAAGATATTTCATCATTTTCAATTTGCTCAACTAAACCAATACAAGCGCACTCAAATAATTCAACTTGTTTTATAGAAGATAATTCATTTACTAAAAGCTGATATTTATTTCCTTTTAAAGTTGCAGGAGTTGCTAGCACTCCTATTTTTGAAGTTTTAGTATTTAGTATTGCAGGTTTTATACCTGGTTCTGTTCCAATTATCAATATATCACTAAACTTTTCTCTTAGATGATTAATCGCTGCAGAAGTTGCCGTATTACAAGCAACAACTAAAGCATCAATATCATACTTGGAAATTAAATGTTGAGTTATTAAATCACATCTATTAAGTATTTGATTTACAGATTTTTCTCCATAAGGAGCAAATTCAGTATCTGCAATATAAAAAATCTCTGAACCTCGTAAAACTTCAGTTATTGCTTTAACAACAGTTAATCCACCAAGTCCAGAATCAAATACACCAACTTTCAACTTTAACCTTATGATAAATTTGCAAGATTATATCAAAAAAGAAATAACTAATTTGTTAAAATAACTTAACTTTCGCACGTTAAATTGATTAAAATTGTAGCTAAATCTCCCTAAAACATTACTCCTTTAGTTAATAATCTTATCCTTGTTGACATAAAAATAATTTAGTTGTTTTTCTATGATATTTTTCTATTTTGAACTCTCAATAAAGCCCTTAAATAGGCACTTTTAGCTATAATATCTATTATATTAAAGGGTAAGAATGCAGATAGAATCCAAGATCATCGGTATTATAAACGATAAGTTAAAAAATCCAATCTATGAAACATTACGTTTGTTAAATATGAAAACTATTTTAACCAAGAGCAATTTTTCTAAAAAAGAGGGAGTTGCTGTTCATATGGTTGTATTACATTTTGTATATATGCTGGTTATGAATAAAAAAATATCAACCTTTATGGATCAAAGTAATGATAGTTTCAAAAAAGATGTATATTATCGATTACTTTCCAATACTTCTTATAATTGGAGAAAACTATTATCTCTTAGTTCTTTAAAGATCTTATCACTACTTCATAAAGTGCAAGATTCAAAGCTAGTAAGAGTTCTTATACTTGATGATACTGTTGAAGATAAAGTTGGTAAAAATATAGAGGGAAGTTGTGACAACCTTTGGAGCAATAAAGCAAAGAGAAAAATCAGAGGTGTAAATGTTGTATCACTAAACTATAGTGATGGTTATTCAAATTTTATGTTGGACTTTGCAATTGCTATGAACAGTTATGCAAGGGTAAAGATAGAAGAGTTTACAAATATTATTGATCATCGAACCAATGCACATAAGCGAAGATTGGAAAGCTTAAAAGGGAAATCACAAATTGCTATAGAGATGATTAAAAGAGCAGTAGCTAGTGGTATATATGCAGATTATCTGCTTGTAGATAGCTGGTATTCTAAACCTGTATTTATAGAAACTATGAATGAACTTGGATTGCAAGTCATTTCAAGAATGGTAAACAATGACAGGATATGGAATTTTACAGGAGAGAAAAAGACCCTTGATGGCATCTATAACAAATTTAAAAAGCTTAAATCTATCAAGATGGGTCAATATGGCAAAAAGATAAAGTTTGAGTATTTTTCAACCATAGTTGAACATAAAAAAGCTGGTAAATTAAAAATTGTTTTTATAAAAACAAAAGAGAATTTAATACCAATCGTATCAACCAATCTTATACTTAGTGATGAAGAGATTATAGATATTTATAAAAGACGATGGGATATAGAACAAGGGTATAAAGAACTTCGTGAACACTTTGGATTCGGAAAAGAAGAGAATCGAATCTATGAAGCTTTGATAGCCAGAATTACACTATCTTTTTTTACATACAATGTTGTTAGCTATATAAATCGTATCAGCAATGAACCTAAAACAATTGGTGGATTGTTTAAAGATTTAGAATGTGAACTTCATACTCTAGCAATAGCTATGCAAGCATTTTTAGCTATTTTAGATGAGATTGCAAAAATTGAAGAAGTTGTCAATAGAAATGAGGATTTTACAGCTATCATTGATCTATTAAGAGATGTGACTGGAAAATTGCTTGGTTTTAGGTGCGAAAGTTAAGTAAAATAAAAAAAGGTGTTTGAAAATCAAACACCTTTTTACTATTCGTTCATTGAAGAGAAAAACTCTTCATTATCTTTAGTCTTTTTCATTTTTGAATATAAGAATTTAAGCGCTTCAACTTCATCCATAGATGCAATTGCATTTCTTAAAATCCAAGTTTTTTGTAATATGTCAGGAGAAAGAAGTAACTCTTCTTTTCTTGTTCCAGATTTTGTAATATCAAGAGCTGGATAAACCCTTTTATTTGCTGCATCTCTAGATAATACAACTTCACTATTACCTGTTCCTTTGAACTCTTCAAAGATAACTTCATCCATTTTTGAACCAGTTTCAATAAGTGCAGTTGAAATAATAGTTAAAGAACCACCCTCTTCTATATTTCTAGCAGCACCAAAGAATCTTTTTGGTTTATGTAATGCATTTGCATCAACCCCACCTGAAAGTACTTTTCCAGAACTTGGTGTTACAGTATTATATGCTCTTGCTAACCTTGTAATAGAATCTAGTAAAATAACTACATCTTTTTTCATTTCAACTAGTCTTTTTGCTTTTTCAATAACAATCTCAGCAACTCTAACATGATTTTGTGCAGGTAAGTCAAAAGTAGAAGAGTAAACTTCACCTTTAACACTTCTTTGCATATCAGTTACCTCTTCAGGTCTTTCATCAATTAGTAATACCATTAAATGTACTTCAGGATGATTTTTAGTAATTCCATGAGCTAACTCTTTTAGTAATTCAGTTTTACCTGTCTTTGGAGGAGCAACTATAAGTCCCCTTTGACCTTTACCCATAGGAGCAAACAAATCAAGCATTCTACCTGTCATTCTATTTGAATCATACTCAAATGTAAATCTGTCTGCTGAATATAATGGAGTTAAGTTATCAAATAAAGGTCTATTTTTTGATTCTTTTACAGGTAAGTAATTAATTGCTTCTATTTTAAGTAATGCATTATATTTTTCACTATCTTTATTTGGAGGTCTTACTTGTCCTGTAACAATATCACCTGTTCTTAAAGCAAATTTTCTAATTTGAGTTGCAGATACATAAGAATCATTTGAAGTATCAGAGAAGTTTCCATCAATTGCTCTTAAAAAACCAAATCCACCCTCTTTTATTTCTAAAATTCCAGTAAAAAGAATAAATCCACCTGCATCAATTTGATACTTTAAAATGTTAAACATTAAATCTTGTCTTTTTAGTTCTTGTGGATTTTCTACATCAAGTTCTTTTGCAATAACTAAAAGCTCTTCTAAAGGAAGTTCTCTTAATTGCTCAATTTTATATCCCTCAACAGGAATATGCGTTCTTGTTTTTTTTGTCGTTTTTTTGTTTTGAGTTTGAGTTTTTGACTCTTCCATGAGTTTTTTTTACCTTTTGATTTTACATAAAGTTATGTAGTTTTTGTAGTTGTGTAGATATTTAAGTAATCGTGTAATTTTAGTGTTTATTTAAGTTTTTGTCAATAAAAAAAGAAAAGGCACCATAAAATGGTACCTTTTAGAGAAGTTAATTAAAAATTAATATTATAATTTACCTTCGTTTTTACCTAAGTACTCTGCAACACCTTCAGTTGATGGCTTCATACCTTCGTCACCTTTTGACCAACCTGCAGGACAAACTTCACCATGCTCATTAGTAAATAACATAGTATCTACCATTCTAATCATTTCATCAATATTTCTTCCTAATGGTAAGTCATTGATAACTGCATGTCTAACAGTTCCGTCTGAATCTAATAAGAAAGAACCTCTTAATGCAACTGAATCTCCAAATAATACGTCGAAATCTTTTGAAATTTGTTTTGAAAGGTCAGCTACTAATGGGTATTTAATTCTTCCAATTCCACCATTTTCAACTGGAGTTTCTCTCCATGCAAAGTGTGAGAATTGAGAATCAACAGAAACACCAATTACAGAAACACCTCTTGATTCAAACTCTTCAATTCTTTTTGAGAATGCAATGATTTCTGATGGACAAACGAATGTAAAGTCTAATGGGTAAAAGAATACAACTGCACCTTTTTCACCAATGTTTTCATATAAGTTAAAATTATCTACAATTTGACCATCTGCTAATACAGCTGTTGCTGTAAAATCTGGAGCTTTTTTAGTTACTAACATATTTAAATCCTTTTTTAAAATTAATTTATTTGTGCTGAAATTATACATCAAAATAACTAACATTAAACTTGTAAAAAGCTTAAATTTTAAAATTTAAGCTAAATTTTATTAAATAATAAAAATTATCCTCTAGACTTAGCTATTAGATAAAATTTTTATTATATATGTAACAAAAAAGATAAGATTTCACACCTTTTATATGCCCATAATGATAATCTTTTTATTTTAAAGTTAATTTTATATTTACTGTGATAAAGTTTTCTAAATTTTAAAAGGAGATTAACTATGGCAGTTAAAATTACTGATATTTGTATTAGTTGTGACGCATGTTTAGACGAGTGTCCAGTAGAAGCAATCGTTGATAATGATGAGAACCCAACTGGTGAGGATGTTTATTATGTATACGCTGATAAGTGTGTTGAGTGTGTAGGACACAATGACGCTCCAGCATGTGCTGATGCATGTCCAACTGAGGGATGTATTCAATGGGATGAAGTTGGATCTGGATCTATTGAAAAAGAAGACAGAGGTGAGCCAAATACTCCTGTAGTTGAAGACTAATTTTTAGCTATATTATCAATTATCCAAAAGGCGAGTAGTTTTACTACTTGCCTTTTTTTATTTTTTTAGATATAATCCGCGACTTGAAAATTAAATTGAGGAATATATGTAATGGAAAGAACATTATCAATCATCAAACCTGATGCAGTAGCTAAAAACGTTGTAGGAAAAATCTTAGATAGATTTGAATCAAATGGTTTAAGAATCGCAGCTACAAAAAAAGTACAATTAAGTAAAGCTGATGCAGAAGCATTTTACGCAGTTCACGCTGAAAGACCTTTCTTTGGTGAATTAGTAGAATTTATGATTTCTGGACCAGTTGTAGTTTCAGTTTTAGAAGGTGAAAATGCAATGGCAAAAAATAGAGATTTAATGGGTGCTACTAATCCTAAAGAAGCAGCAGCTGGAACAATCAGAGCTGATTTCGCTGAATCTATTGATGCAAATGCAGTTCATGGTTCTGATTCTTTAGAGAATGCAGAAATTGAAATCAACTTCTTTTTCGCACAAAGAGAAATTTGCTAATTTTTTAAATTAGTTAGTTTTTATTTATGAAAATAGAGTTTAGAAAAGTACCATCAACTCCTAAAGAATTAGTAGTTGAAATCGATTCAGTAAAAATTGAAGGTACTTTTTGTAAAATATCGCAATCATTAGTGAAAATCGATGCTGAATTAACTGGTAATACAGATATCGATTGCTGTAGATGTGGAAAGACTGAATTTATTGAAGTTGACGAGACACTGAATTTCTTGTTGAGTGATGGTATCTATAAGAATAATGAAAGTGAAGAGTTAGTAATAGAAATAGAAAATAGTTTAATTGACTTTAATGATATTATTGAAAGTGAATTAAACTCAATTAAAAGTGATTACTTTATTTGTGAAGAGTGTTCACAAATAAATGATGACTTTGAAAAAGAATTTTAAGGAGAAATAAAATGGCAGTACCTAAGAGAAGAGTATCTCATACTAGAGCAGCAAAAAGAAGAACTCACTACAAAATTACATTAAAAAGACCTGTAAAAGATAGTGATGGTTCTTGGAAAATGCCTCATATGGTTAACCCAAATACTGGTGAATATAAGAGCTAATGTTAAGAATAGCTATTGATGCTATGGGTGGGGACTTTGGTCCTACTCCCATAATCGAAGGGCTTGTTGCAGCTCTTAAAAAAAACAATAACTTCACTGCAATTGCAGTAGGTGATAAACAACAGTTATTACCGTTAATTCCACAAAACTTTCTATCTAGAATTGAAATTGTTCATACTGAAGATGTAATTAGTATGAGTGACTCAGCAACTGATGCATTAAAAAGAAAAGAATCTACAATTTATAAAGCAATAGACTTAGTTAAAGAAGGAAATGCAGATGCAGTAGTATCAGCAGGTCATTCAGGAGCTTCAATGTCTTTAGCTACACTTAGAATTGGTAGAATCAAAGGTGTTTCTAGACCTGCTATTGCAACACTTATGCCAACTAGTGAAAATCAAAATACTTTAGTATTAGATGTTGGTGCAAATGTTGACAGTGATTCAAAAAACCTATTTGAATTTGCAGTTATGGGACAAACTTATGCTCAATATGCACTACAGCAAGATGAACCAATTGTTGGTTTATTAAGTAATGGTGAAGAAGAGAGTAAAGGGAATGAAGTTACAAAAGAAGCATATAAATTAATTTCTAGACTTCCAAATTTCGCAGGAAATGTTGAAGGTAGTGATATCTTTAAAGGAACAGTAGATGTAGTTGTATGTGATGGTTTTGTAGGTAATATTTTACTTAAAACTGCAGAAGGTGTTGCAGATACTATTGGTAAAATTATCAAGAAAAACTTAAAAAGATCACTAATCTCTATTGCAGGTGCTGTATTAATGAGAAAAGTGTTCAAAAATTTAAAAGTAAGAGTTGATTACGCAGAGTACGGTGGAGCTCCATTATTAGGAGTAAAAGCACCAGTAATTATTGCACATGGAAAATCGAATCCAAAAGCGATTCAAAATGCTATTTTCCAAGCAATAAATGCAGCTAGTTCAAATTTTGATACTATTATTGAAACAAGATTAGCCGAACTAAGTAATAAATAATTACTTTTGTTTTAAGGATTTTTAAATGACATATGCAGCTTTTAGATCTATAGGAGCATATATTCCTCCTAAGATAATGACTAATGCAGATTTTGAAAAAATTATTGATACTAGTGATGAATGGATTACTAAAAGAACTGGTATTAAAGAAAGAAGAATTTCTGAAAAGAATGAAGCTCCTTCAGATATGGGAGCAAAAGCAGCAGAGTTAGCAATACAAAGAGCTGGTATCAATAAAGAAGATATTGATTTAGTAATTTGTGCTACAGTAACTCCTGACTTTTTATGTATGCCTTCTACAGCATGTGTAATTGCATCTAAATTAGGTTTACCTCCTGTTATGGCTTATGATATAAGTGCAGCTTGTACAGGTTTTGTTTATGCTACATCAGTTGCTAAAGCATTTATTGAATCAGGAATGAAAAAAAATGTTTTAATTATTGGAGCAGAAAAATATACTTCAATTTTAGATTACACAGATAGAGGGACTTGTTTTATCTTTGGTGATGGAGCAGGAGCAGCAATTATTTCTGCAACTGAAAATAAAGACGAAGCAATTGTAGATGTAAATTGTTCAAGTGATGGAAACTATGATGATTTAATCAAAACTCCAGGTGGAGGAAGTTTAAATCCATGTTCACAAGAAGTACTTGATGCAAAAATGGCATGTATAAAAATGAAAGGAAATGAGACTTTCAAGCTTGCTGTTAAAACTTTAACATCAGATGTTCAAGTTATGATGAAAAAACATAATCTTTCAAATGATGACATTGATCATTTTATTCCTCATCAAGCAAACTATAGAATTATAAAAGCTGTAGGTGATGCATTAGGAATGAATGAAGAGCAAACAGTAGTTACAGTTGATAAATATGGTAATACTTCAGCTGCTTCAATTCCTATGGCAATGAACTATGCATATGAGCAAGGTAAAATCAAAAAAGGTGATATGGTATTATTCGATGCCTTTGGTGGTGGACTAACTTGGGGTAGTGCACTATTTAAATTTTCACCAAATAACTAACATTAAATAGGCATTTGCCTATTTAACTCTTTTTAATTAAATTTCTTATTATTTGGATTGTTTTTAAATACATTCATAGAATTTGACTTTCTATTCTTATTAAATTTTTCTACTGTTGCAACAGGATTTAAAAACAGAATTGATTCATCTAAAATAACTTGAAAAACTGATTGTAGTGGAACTTTAACAATAGAACCAAAGTTTTCATTACCAAATCCTGCTTCAAATGTT
This genomic interval carries:
- the murI gene encoding glutamate racemase, whose product is MKVGVFDSGLGGLTVVKAITEVLRGSEIFYIADTEFAPYGEKSVNQILNRCDLITQHLISKYDIDALVVACNTATSAAINHLREKFSDILIIGTEPGIKPAILNTKTSKIGVLATPATLKGNKYQLLVNELSSIKQVELFECACIGLVEQIENDEISSTKTYDMMNNWLSPMKDNGVDTIVLGCTHYPLVSSVIKEIMGDEINLIQTGQAIANRLLSLSSKLEHQNSGDLIIDICHTGKIHKNLVEKILDSKNINIRMCEI
- a CDS encoding transposase — translated: MQIESKIIGIINDKLKNPIYETLRLLNMKTILTKSNFSKKEGVAVHMVVLHFVYMLVMNKKISTFMDQSNDSFKKDVYYRLLSNTSYNWRKLLSLSSLKILSLLHKVQDSKLVRVLILDDTVEDKVGKNIEGSCDNLWSNKAKRKIRGVNVVSLNYSDGYSNFMLDFAIAMNSYARVKIEEFTNIIDHRTNAHKRRLESLKGKSQIAIEMIKRAVASGIYADYLLVDSWYSKPVFIETMNELGLQVISRMVNNDRIWNFTGEKKTLDGIYNKFKKLKSIKMGQYGKKIKFEYFSTIVEHKKAGKLKIVFIKTKENLIPIVSTNLILSDEEIIDIYKRRWDIEQGYKELREHFGFGKEENRIYEALIARITLSFFTYNVVSYINRISNEPKTIGGLFKDLECELHTLAIAMQAFLAILDEIAKIEEVVNRNEDFTAIIDLLRDVTGKLLGFRCES
- the rho gene encoding transcription termination factor Rho, yielding MEESKTQTQNKKTTKKTRTHIPVEGYKIEQLRELPLEELLVIAKELDVENPQELKRQDLMFNILKYQIDAGGFILFTGILEIKEGGFGFLRAIDGNFSDTSNDSYVSATQIRKFALRTGDIVTGQVRPPNKDSEKYNALLKIEAINYLPVKESKNRPLFDNLTPLYSADRFTFEYDSNRMTGRMLDLFAPMGKGQRGLIVAPPKTGKTELLKELAHGITKNHPEVHLMVLLIDERPEEVTDMQRSVKGEVYSSTFDLPAQNHVRVAEIVIEKAKRLVEMKKDVVILLDSITRLARAYNTVTPSSGKVLSGGVDANALHKPKRFFGAARNIEEGGSLTIISTALIETGSKMDEVIFEEFKGTGNSEVVLSRDAANKRVYPALDITKSGTRKEELLLSPDILQKTWILRNAIASMDEVEALKFLYSKMKKTKDNEEFFSSMNE
- a CDS encoding peroxiredoxin, yielding MLVTKKAPDFTATAVLADGQIVDNFNLYENIGEKGAVVFFYPLDFTFVCPSEIIAFSKRIEEFESRGVSVIGVSVDSQFSHFAWRETPVENGGIGRIKYPLVADLSKQISKDFDVLFGDSVALRGSFLLDSDGTVRHAVINDLPLGRNIDEMIRMVDTMLFTNEHGEVCPAGWSKGDEGMKPSTEGVAEYLGKNEGKL
- a CDS encoding NADH-quinone oxidoreductase subunit I encodes the protein MAVKITDICISCDACLDECPVEAIVDNDENPTGEDVYYVYADKCVECVGHNDAPACADACPTEGCIQWDEVGSGSIEKEDRGEPNTPVVED
- the ndk gene encoding nucleoside-diphosphate kinase; the protein is MERTLSIIKPDAVAKNVVGKILDRFESNGLRIAATKKVQLSKADAEAFYAVHAERPFFGELVEFMISGPVVVSVLEGENAMAKNRDLMGATNPKEAAAGTIRADFAESIDANAVHGSDSLENAEIEINFFFAQREIC
- the rpmF gene encoding 50S ribosomal protein L32, whose protein sequence is MAVPKRRVSHTRAAKRRTHYKITLKRPVKDSDGSWKMPHMVNPNTGEYKS
- the plsX gene encoding phosphate acyltransferase PlsX, with the protein product MLRIAIDAMGGDFGPTPIIEGLVAALKKNNNFTAIAVGDKQQLLPLIPQNFLSRIEIVHTEDVISMSDSATDALKRKESTIYKAIDLVKEGNADAVVSAGHSGASMSLATLRIGRIKGVSRPAIATLMPTSENQNTLVLDVGANVDSDSKNLFEFAVMGQTYAQYALQQDEPIVGLLSNGEEESKGNEVTKEAYKLISRLPNFAGNVEGSDIFKGTVDVVVCDGFVGNILLKTAEGVADTIGKIIKKNLKRSLISIAGAVLMRKVFKNLKVRVDYAEYGGAPLLGVKAPVIIAHGKSNPKAIQNAIFQAINAASSNFDTIIETRLAELSNK
- a CDS encoding beta-ketoacyl-ACP synthase III → MTYAAFRSIGAYIPPKIMTNADFEKIIDTSDEWITKRTGIKERRISEKNEAPSDMGAKAAELAIQRAGINKEDIDLVICATVTPDFLCMPSTACVIASKLGLPPVMAYDISAACTGFVYATSVAKAFIESGMKKNVLIIGAEKYTSILDYTDRGTCFIFGDGAGAAIISATENKDEAIVDVNCSSDGNYDDLIKTPGGGSLNPCSQEVLDAKMACIKMKGNETFKLAVKTLTSDVQVMMKKHNLSNDDIDHFIPHQANYRIIKAVGDALGMNEEQTVVTVDKYGNTSAASIPMAMNYAYEQGKIKKGDMVLFDAFGGGLTWGSALFKFSPNN